From Deltaproteobacteria bacterium:
AAAAGCCTCATCTTATCTTCTGGCCCTCGTCTTTTTTGTCTTGTCGCTCTTGAGCAAGCCCATGACCATAACCATGCCGCTGGTGCTCCTCATACTCGATTACTATCCGCTCGACAGAATAAAAAAGGACGGCTGGAAAAAGCCGCTACTGGAAAAGCTGCCTTTCCTCGGCCTGAGCCTTGGCATAGGACTCATTACGGTCTTGTCGCAAACAGGGGCACTGGCCCCTGCAGAGGCGCTCCCATTTGAAGGGCGGCTGCATATCGCTGCAAGAGGATATCTTTTCTACATTTACAAAACTCTTGTGCCCGTTAACCTTGCGCCTCTCTATCCACTCGACTTCGCTTCCGGCCTCAACCTCCTGTTCGCCCTGTACGTCCTGACGCTTTCAGCCGTGGCCGTCCTCGTCTTTTACCTGCGGAAATGGAGCAATGCTTATATTTCGGCCTGCGCCTACTTCGTAATTACGCTTCTGCCGGTAATCGGATTGCTGCAAGTCGGAAAGCAGGCCGCTGCTGACAGGTACACCTACCTCCCCGGAATAAGCCTGGCCGTGCTCATTTCGGCGGGGGCCGGCTGGGTCGTAATGAAAAGAAGAAAGATGTTTCTTCCCATGCTTGCCGCCCTGGCCGTAATTTCAGGACTGCTCGCATCTATCACATTCAGACAGCAAACCTTCTGGAAGGATTCCATCTCGCTCTGGACCCGTCAGGTGAGCATCTTTCCCGATTACGACCAGGGATATGTGAACCGCGGGAATTCCTATCTCGGGATCGGGAGGCTCGACCTCGCCATGGAGGACCTTAGCAGGATAACACCTGCCACAGCCGGCGGGTTCATGAACCGGGCCAACGCGTATATAAGCCTCGGCAAATTCGACCTTGCCATCGAGAACCTTGACAGGGCGATAGCGCTCGGCCCCGTATCGGCGGATGCTTATCTGAAGCGCGGGAGCGCCCTTGTAAGCGCAGGAAGGTCCGAGGAGGGGGTCTCCGACCTCACCCGCGTCCTTGACGCAGACCCACGGAACAAGGCCGCATACAGGGCGCGCGGCACGGCCCATGCCATCGCGGGCCGGTACGGGGACGCTATCCGGGATTTCCTGAAAGCCGTTGAGCTCGACCCGGCCGACACTTCGACGCACATAGACCTCGGCAAGACCTACATGCACCTTGGCGACAGGAGGAACTCGTACCTCAGCATGAAAAAGGCGCACGAGCTCGGGGATCCCTCGGCCTACGGGTATCTCAAGGAGCTCGAGGCATTGGGCGCGGGCCACGGGGAATAATGGCTTGCAAACCGGCCATGCCGGTGGTTATAATAGACCGCACATCGAAGGCAACCTGAAAGGAGAACGTCCACATGGCAGGCGTTAACAAGGTCATCCTGGTCGGCAACCTGGGCGCCGACCCGGAGATGCGCTATACCCCCGGCGGAATGGCAGTGGCCAACTTCAGGCTGGCCACGAGCGAGACCAGGGCCAACAGAGACGGACAGAAGGAGACCAAGACCGAATGGCACAGGGTGGTGGCGTTCGGCAAGCTCGCCGAGATATGCGGCGAATACCTCTCCAAGGGCAAACAGGTCTATATAGAGGGGAAGATACAGACAAGGAGCTGGGAGGACAAGGACGGCAACAAGAAGTACACGACCGAGATCCTCGCCAACACCATGCAGATGCTAGGGTCAAGGGGTGAATCCGGCGCCGGCGCTTCCGCCTCCGACGTCTCGGCCGACGACATCCCGCCAAGCGACATAGACGACGTGCCGTTCTGAGTTTTTCTGCTCCGTCCATGCCGGGAGCGCGCCTTCCGGCATGGAAAACCAGTCAGCTTTTGACAATTCTCTCCAGATAAAGGATATTTCAGGAAGGACAGCTCCGAGGGGTAGTTTCCGCTCATACCGGGAATGGGGGAGGATGCTTCTGAAAAAAAATCCTGAAAATCGGCTGCGCCTTTCAGTCGCCTTCTCTACATTGCGGGGCCGGCTCGTAAGTCTCGTGCTGCTGGCCTCTCTCCCGCTTTTCGCCCTTATCGTTTATACCAACATAGAACAGCGCCGGAATGATTCCGAAGAGGCCAGGCAGTCCGTCCTTTCCGTGGTGCGGCAGGCATCGAAAGAGCAGGTAAAGCTCATACAGGACACGAGGCTTCTTCTTTCGGTGCTTTCCCAGTCCGTTGGCGCGGTAAGCGGGGAAGACCTGGCCCTGGTACTCAGGAACACCATGGAGTACCAGAAGGTCTACGCGAATATCGGCCTCATCGGCACCGATGGCATGCTCCTGGCGAGCGCGCTTCCGTTCGATTCCGCCCTGTACTTAGGCGACCGGCCCTATTTCCAGCGGGCGATAAGGGACCTTGATTTCTCGATAGGAGACTACCAGGTCGGCAGGATAACCTCGGTGCCGGGCCTTAACTTCTCATACCCGGTCTTCGGCAGGGACGGCTCCCTTTCCGGGGTCCTCTTCGCCGCGCTCCCCATAACATGGATATGGGACGCCCTGCTGGCGGACGGCCCGGCCCCCGGAAGCGTGATAACGGCAGTGGACGGGACAGGGACAGTCCTCGCCAGGTTCCCGGAAGGGAGCGAGTGGACCGGGAAGAGCATCGAGGGGACCGAGCTCGCAGAACTGCTCAATAGCCGCTCGCCCGAAGACCATGCGGTCATAAGCGGCCTCGACGGGATTAAACGCATATACGCATTCAACGAGATCGGGCTCGGAAGGGACAGCAGGATCTTCGTAGCATACGGCATACCGGTCGCGACCGCCTACGCAGAGGCGGACAGGGCGCTTATTCGGAACATATTGACGTCCGGGGCCGTCATTATCGCCGCCCTCCTCATGGCGGTCTTCTGGGGTGACAGGCTAGTCCTGAACCGCATAAGGGGCCTGGTGGGGGCGACAAGAAAGATCGGCGAGGGGGCTCTCGACACCAGGGCCGACGTCCACGGCGGCAACGACGAAATAGACTCTCTGGCCAGGAGCTTCAATTCAATGGCGGAGGCGCTGGAGAGGCGCGAGGAAGAAGCACAGCTACACCTTGAAAGGATAGCCCGCCTTAACAGGATATACTCGGTCCTGAGCGCCATAAACGGCACCATCATCCGTGCCCGCGACAGGGACCATCTCCTTAATGAGGCCTGCCGCATAGCAGTCGAGCACGGCGGCTTTGCCCTCGCCTGGGTAGCGCTTAAGGACGAAAACGGGCGGCTCTATCCGGCCGCCCATGCAGGGCGTGACAAGGAGTACATAGACGCGCTCGTGCCTTTCCTCGACCCTTCGCCGGGCAAACCCATGCCCTTCTCGCTCATGGCAGTCGTTAATGACCGCCATATGATCGGTACCGACTTCGAGAAAGAGACGGCCCTCGCGCCCTGGAAAGAGCTTGCCAAAAGGTATGGCTACAGGTCAATCGCGGCTTTCCCGCTCCGGACAGGGGGGGAGGCGAAAGGGGCGCTTTGCCTCTATTCAGCAGAGCCAGGCTTCTTTAACGACAGCGAGGAGATAGCGCTCCTCCTTGAGCTAGCGGCCGACACTTCGCTTGGTCTTCAGAACATAGAAAAGGAAGAGCGGCTGGATTTCCTGTCGAGGTACGATACGCTTACCGGCCTCTCCAACAGGTGGGTATTCGAGGACAGGCTGGGCCACGCCGTGCAAAGGGCAAGGTACTACGGCAGGAGCGTCGGCGTTGTAACGCTGGATATAGCCGGATTCAGGAAGGTGAACGACACCCTCGGCCACAGGGCCGGGGACGAGCTCCTTAAGCACATAGCCGGATACCTCTCGCGCTCGACCAGGGACGGAGATACCGTCTCGAGGCTGGGGAACGACAACTTCGGCCTGGTTTTGGCAGACGCGGCCAACAGGGACGATATCGTAACGGTCCTCGAGAGGATAGTAGAAGGACTGCCGCATATGGTGCCGGTCGGGGGAGAAGAAATCGTCCTCAATGCGGCGGTGGGCGTTTCAGTATACCCTGACGACGGCGGCACCGCGGCCGAGCTCATGAGGAACTCCGCCCTGGCGGTCCATTCCCGGGCCGATTCGGCGCCGGACAAGACCGCATCCTATTATTCCCCGGAAATAAACAGGAGGGCGCAGGAAAGGCGGACCATAGAAAATGAACTCCGTCACGCGCTCTCCCGCGGCGAGCTCGAGCTCGTATACCAGCCCATAATGGCCATTGCCGGCCGTAAGCCAGCGGGCGCCGAGGCCCTCATAAGATGGAAGAGCAAGAAGCTTGGGCCCGTGCCGCCGGATAAGTTCATCCCCGTTGCAGAAGACACCGGCCTGATAATCCCCATAGGCGACTGGGTCGTGCAGACCGCGCTCGGGCAGGCCCGGTCGTGGAAGGAGCTCGGAATAGAGCTGGAGATGGGCGTAAACGTATCCGTGTGCCAGCTTAAGGACCCGGGCTTCCCGGAGCGCCTGGAAGAGATTACGAAAAGCGGCAACTCGGCCGAAGGCCTGCGCTTTGCCCTCGAAGTGACCGAGAGCGGGCTCATGGACGACATCTCACGTTTCAGCCGCATCCTCGACAGGCTCAGGTCAATAGGGGTCCGCATCTACATAGACGACTTCGGGACCGGTTATTCCTCTTTAAGCTATCTAAACAGGCTCCCCGTTGACATACTCAAGATAGACCGGTCGTTCATACAGGACCTCGCCTCGGATGCCGGGAGCATGACCATGGCAAGGGGCATAATCGCAATGGCCGCGAGCCTCGAGCTCGGGGTAATAGCCGAGGGGGTGGAAACCGAGGCGCAGCTCAGGCTTCTTGAAGAATACGGGTGCGATTTCGTCCAGGGCTATTATTTCGGCAAACCTGGCCGGCCCTCTGAAATAGAGCCCCTCCTCAGAACTGGTTTGACCGGGAATATCTGAAATTGTATATTGTTGCGGATTATAAAAAATAGCGTGGTGGTTTTTATGAAAGGAAAACCGGAGGTAGTGTCCCCTGCGGGCAACCTGGCCTCATTAAAGGCCGCTATCGACAGCGGGGCCGACGCGGTATACCTGGGCTTTAGCGACTCGACGAACGCCCGGAACTTCGAGGGGCTGAACTTCACGCCCGCAGAAACGGCGGACGGCATAGGATACGTCAGGTCAAAGGGCCGGAAGTTCTATATAGCCATAAACACCTTCCCGCAGGGCGACTCTTATGACAAATGGTACAAGGCCGTTGACGCGGCTGTGGAGCTCGGCGCGGATGCCGTGATAATAGCCAATCTCGGGGTCCTCAAGTACGCCAGGGAGCGCCACCCCGACTCGGTCCTCCACCTCTCTACGCAGGCCAGCTCATCCAATTACGAGTCCATAAACTTTTACAGGA
This genomic window contains:
- a CDS encoding tetratricopeptide repeat protein → KASSYLLALVFFVLSLLSKPMTITMPLVLLILDYYPLDRIKKDGWKKPLLEKLPFLGLSLGIGLITVLSQTGALAPAEALPFEGRLHIAARGYLFYIYKTLVPVNLAPLYPLDFASGLNLLFALYVLTLSAVAVLVFYLRKWSNAYISACAYFVITLLPVIGLLQVGKQAAADRYTYLPGISLAVLISAGAGWVVMKRRKMFLPMLAALAVISGLLASITFRQQTFWKDSISLWTRQVSIFPDYDQGYVNRGNSYLGIGRLDLAMEDLSRITPATAGGFMNRANAYISLGKFDLAIENLDRAIALGPVSADAYLKRGSALVSAGRSEEGVSDLTRVLDADPRNKAAYRARGTAHAIAGRYGDAIRDFLKAVELDPADTSTHIDLGKTYMHLGDRRNSYLSMKKAHELGDPSAYGYLKELEALGAGHGE
- a CDS encoding single-stranded DNA-binding protein, with the translated sequence MAGVNKVILVGNLGADPEMRYTPGGMAVANFRLATSETRANRDGQKETKTEWHRVVAFGKLAEICGEYLSKGKQVYIEGKIQTRSWEDKDGNKKYTTEILANTMQMLGSRGESGAGASASDVSADDIPPSDIDDVPF
- a CDS encoding EAL domain-containing protein, translated to MLLKKNPENRLRLSVAFSTLRGRLVSLVLLASLPLFALIVYTNIEQRRNDSEEARQSVLSVVRQASKEQVKLIQDTRLLLSVLSQSVGAVSGEDLALVLRNTMEYQKVYANIGLIGTDGMLLASALPFDSALYLGDRPYFQRAIRDLDFSIGDYQVGRITSVPGLNFSYPVFGRDGSLSGVLFAALPITWIWDALLADGPAPGSVITAVDGTGTVLARFPEGSEWTGKSIEGTELAELLNSRSPEDHAVISGLDGIKRIYAFNEIGLGRDSRIFVAYGIPVATAYAEADRALIRNILTSGAVIIAALLMAVFWGDRLVLNRIRGLVGATRKIGEGALDTRADVHGGNDEIDSLARSFNSMAEALERREEEAQLHLERIARLNRIYSVLSAINGTIIRARDRDHLLNEACRIAVEHGGFALAWVALKDENGRLYPAAHAGRDKEYIDALVPFLDPSPGKPMPFSLMAVVNDRHMIGTDFEKETALAPWKELAKRYGYRSIAAFPLRTGGEAKGALCLYSAEPGFFNDSEEIALLLELAADTSLGLQNIEKEERLDFLSRYDTLTGLSNRWVFEDRLGHAVQRARYYGRSVGVVTLDIAGFRKVNDTLGHRAGDELLKHIAGYLSRSTRDGDTVSRLGNDNFGLVLADAANRDDIVTVLERIVEGLPHMVPVGGEEIVLNAAVGVSVYPDDGGTAAELMRNSALAVHSRADSAPDKTASYYSPEINRRAQERRTIENELRHALSRGELELVYQPIMAIAGRKPAGAEALIRWKSKKLGPVPPDKFIPVAEDTGLIIPIGDWVVQTALGQARSWKELGIELEMGVNVSVCQLKDPGFPERLEEITKSGNSAEGLRFALEVTESGLMDDISRFSRILDRLRSIGVRIYIDDFGTGYSSLSYLNRLPVDILKIDRSFIQDLASDAGSMTMARGIIAMAASLELGVIAEGVETEAQLRLLEEYGCDFVQGYYFGKPGRPSEIEPLLRTGLTGNI